A single region of the Nitrosomonas sp. Is79A3 genome encodes:
- the ribH gene encoding 6,7-dimethyl-8-ribityllumazine synthase — MPYYDDILEFEPNLDGTDLRIGVVMSRFNIDIGEGLLSACTAELKKNGVQDSNILLVTVPGALEIPLALKRMALSDQFDALIALGAVIRGDTYHFEVVANESARGLIMVQIETEIPVANGILTTDNDDQAIARMSQKGMESAQVALEMANLHIKIDEIDL, encoded by the coding sequence ATGCCGTACTATGACGATATTCTTGAATTTGAACCGAATCTGGATGGAACTGATCTACGTATCGGCGTAGTCATGAGCCGATTTAACATCGATATAGGGGAAGGTTTACTCAGCGCCTGTACTGCAGAACTTAAGAAAAATGGTGTGCAAGATTCGAACATACTGCTCGTGACCGTGCCAGGAGCGTTGGAAATTCCACTGGCATTAAAAAGAATGGCTTTGTCCGATCAGTTTGATGCGCTGATTGCATTGGGTGCGGTAATCCGGGGAGATACTTATCATTTTGAAGTCGTTGCGAACGAATCCGCGCGGGGCTTAATCATGGTGCAAATTGAAACAGAGATTCCTGTCGCCAATGGGATATTGACTACGGATAATGATGATCAAGCGATTGCCAGAATGAGCCAGAAAGGAATGGAATCTGCGCAGGTTGCATTGGAAATGGCTAATTTGCATATAAAAATTGATGAAATCGATTTATGA
- the nusB gene encoding transcription antitermination factor NusB, whose product MSSTLTDTNPTTNQKTEKHKSRRRIAREFVLQGIYQWRVAGGTANFIEQQLRESEEFKHVDEKHFTNLLQGVLKDVEGLEKCIQPCLDRPLNELSPVEFAILLLSTFELIHHLEIPYRAIINEAIELARTYGGSDGYKYVNGVLDKLAIQLRAVEIAAPRLTRNQV is encoded by the coding sequence ATGAGTAGCACGCTGACCGACACAAATCCCACCACAAACCAAAAGACGGAAAAACATAAAAGCCGCCGCCGGATTGCACGCGAATTTGTGTTGCAGGGCATTTATCAGTGGCGTGTTGCTGGCGGCACGGCGAATTTTATTGAGCAACAATTACGGGAATCCGAAGAATTTAAGCATGTAGATGAGAAACACTTCACGAACTTACTGCAAGGTGTGCTAAAGGATGTCGAAGGATTGGAAAAATGTATCCAACCCTGCTTGGACCGTCCTTTAAATGAATTAAGTCCGGTGGAATTTGCGATTTTATTATTGAGCACTTTTGAGTTAATACATCATCTGGAGATTCCTTATCGCGCAATTATCAATGAAGCGATAGAGCTAGCCAGAACTTATGGTGGCAGTGATGGGTACAAATATGTGAATGGGGTGCTGGATAAACTGGCCATTCAATTACGTGCTGTTGAGATTGCAGCACCCAGGCTGACAAGAAATCAAGTTTAG
- the thiL gene encoding thiamine-phosphate kinase, with protein sequence MCSEFDIIRRYFKRTATQAVLGIGDDAALIKATDNKELAISTDTLVCGKHFFANADPYKLGYKSLAVNLSDMAAMGAKPRWALLALTLPDNLVQHNKAWLSEFSAGFFALADSHQVELIGGDTTSGPLNIGVQIIGEVEVGKALRRSGAQLNDDIWISGRLGDAALALNHELRTIALKPNEIAECLPALLTPAAKVELGQRLIGLAHSAIDISDGLVADLGHILTFSEKAAYINMTDIPCSPVIKKYLQKSLVMRCLLAGGDDYELCFTAPKINREKIENLSAELATPLTRIGEIFSGEGLIVKDAKGSEITLETKGYDHFSA encoded by the coding sequence GTGTGTTCAGAGTTCGATATTATTCGTCGCTATTTCAAACGGACTGCAACTCAAGCAGTGCTGGGAATTGGCGATGATGCTGCACTGATTAAAGCTACTGACAATAAAGAATTGGCTATCTCAACGGATACTCTGGTGTGCGGTAAACATTTCTTTGCGAATGCTGATCCTTACAAACTCGGATACAAATCCTTAGCGGTTAATCTTTCGGATATGGCTGCAATGGGCGCAAAGCCTCGCTGGGCATTACTGGCTTTGACGTTGCCGGATAATTTGGTGCAACATAATAAAGCCTGGTTAAGCGAATTTAGTGCGGGTTTTTTTGCACTGGCCGACTCGCATCAGGTGGAATTAATCGGTGGAGACACAACTTCCGGACCACTGAATATCGGTGTGCAAATCATAGGGGAAGTTGAAGTAGGCAAAGCATTGCGCCGTAGCGGTGCCCAATTGAATGATGATATTTGGATTTCCGGACGATTAGGCGATGCTGCCTTGGCGCTTAATCATGAATTGCGGACAATAGCCCTAAAACCCAATGAAATTGCGGAATGTTTGCCTGCGTTACTGACACCGGCCGCAAAGGTCGAGTTAGGACAACGCTTGATCGGTCTGGCGCATAGCGCTATTGATATATCCGATGGATTAGTGGCGGATCTGGGGCATATCCTGACCTTTTCTGAAAAGGCGGCTTACATCAATATGACCGATATCCCATGTTCACCGGTAATAAAAAAATACTTGCAGAAATCCCTGGTAATGCGCTGTTTATTGGCCGGTGGAGATGATTATGAATTATGCTTTACAGCCCCGAAAATAAATCGCGAGAAAATTGAAAATCTTTCTGCCGAATTGGCTACTCCTCTTACTCGCATTGGTGAGATATTTTCAGGTGAGGGTTTGATTGTGAAAGATGCCAAGGGGAGCGAAATCACATTGGAGACCAAAGGATATGACCACTTCAGTGCCTAA
- a CDS encoding phosphatidylglycerophosphatase A: MTTSVPKAYDLSSDQSTQFQPDFALIYSHPAYFIAFSGGVGLSPIAPGTMGTLVAFPLFWLLNYYLSPIYLLLLIDIMFIVGIWACGLSGRALGDPDHGGMVWDETVAFLLVLYFTPVGWAWQLAAFILFRLFDIVKPQPIRYYDRNLDGGFGVMFDDMVAAFFTLLCLAGWKAWVLSEGYF, from the coding sequence ATGACCACTTCAGTGCCTAAAGCTTATGACTTGTCGAGTGACCAGTCTACCCAATTTCAACCGGATTTTGCGCTAATATACAGTCATCCCGCCTATTTCATTGCCTTTTCGGGCGGCGTCGGATTAAGTCCCATCGCTCCGGGCACGATGGGAACACTGGTTGCATTTCCATTATTTTGGCTACTTAATTACTATCTCAGTCCAATTTATCTTTTACTATTGATAGACATCATGTTTATTGTAGGCATCTGGGCATGCGGTCTTAGCGGCAGGGCTTTGGGTGATCCGGATCATGGCGGCATGGTGTGGGATGAAACCGTAGCATTTCTTTTGGTTCTATACTTTACGCCGGTTGGATGGGCGTGGCAGTTAGCCGCATTTATTTTGTTTCGCCTGTTTGATATTGTTAAACCGCAGCCTATCCGATACTACGATCGCAATCTGGACGGCGGTTTTGGCGTTATGTTTGATGACATGGTGGCGGCGTTTTTTACGTTACTTTGTTTAGCCGGGTGGAAAGCCTGGGTGTTATCCGAGGGGTATTTTTAG
- a CDS encoding YbdD/YjiX family protein, which yields MVNKMTQAMRQLSQSLRLMVGVPEYSTYVDHMKIAHPDRPVMSYEEFFRERQEARYGSKGRLNRCC from the coding sequence ATGGTAAACAAAATGACTCAAGCAATGCGCCAGCTCTCACAAAGCTTGCGGCTAATGGTTGGTGTTCCGGAATACAGCACGTATGTCGATCATATGAAAATTGCACACCCGGATCGTCCGGTTATGTCTTATGAAGAATTTTTTCGTGAGCGGCAGGAAGCGCGGTACGGTAGTAAAGGCAGATTAAATCGGTGCTGCTAG
- a CDS encoding carbon starvation protein A, with protein sequence MNNIINKLGWLLFSLTGAFAFGVIALHHGESIGAIWIVIAAVCVYIIAYRFYSLFIANRVLKLDSTRMTPSYKLNDGLDHVPTNKYVLFGHHFAAIAGAGPLVGPILAAQMGYLPGMLWLLAGVVFAGAVQDFIVLFVSTRRDARSLGDLIKSELGHIPGMIAMFGAFFIMLILLAVLSLIVVKALAESPWGTFTVAATIPIAMFMGVYSRYIRPCAIGEVSLIGFVLLMLSIVAGQYVQEIPAWAEIFTLTGEQLTWLLIGYGFIASVLPVWLLLAPRDYLSTFLKIGTIVGLAIGVIIISPELKMPALTQFIDGSGPVWSGSLFPFLFITIACGAISGFHSLIASGTTPKMIQNETDARFIGYGAMLMESFVAIMALVAASTLEPGTYFAMNSPAAIIGTTAELAAQTISQWGFYVTPEMITQTAQNVGEHSIISRTGGAPTLAVGMAQILSEVVGGTAMMAFWYHFAILFEALFILTAVDAGTRAGRFMLQDLLGSFIPAMKRTDSLIASLIATGICVAGWGYFLYQGVVDPLGGINTLWPLFGISNQMLAGIALILCTCVLFKMKLDRFAWVTIIPLTWVCVCTLTAAWQKIFDANPRIGFLAHANKYRDAVADGIVLAPAKSIEQMQQVIFNDYVNASLASLFMAVLISMLFFGIKTVLQARVVRHPTTQEAPFELLPVHATIEK encoded by the coding sequence ATGAATAACATAATTAATAAACTCGGCTGGCTACTGTTTTCCCTCACCGGCGCTTTTGCTTTCGGTGTCATTGCGTTGCACCATGGCGAATCCATCGGCGCGATTTGGATCGTGATTGCGGCGGTCTGCGTTTATATCATTGCGTATCGCTTTTACAGTCTGTTCATAGCTAATAGGGTATTGAAATTAGACTCTACTCGCATGACGCCGTCGTACAAACTCAATGATGGACTGGATCATGTGCCGACCAATAAATATGTGTTGTTTGGACACCACTTTGCTGCGATTGCCGGTGCAGGTCCGTTGGTTGGCCCAATACTGGCTGCGCAGATGGGGTATCTTCCTGGCATGTTGTGGTTATTAGCTGGAGTGGTATTTGCCGGAGCGGTGCAGGATTTTATTGTGTTGTTCGTGTCAACCCGTCGTGATGCACGCTCGCTTGGCGATTTGATCAAATCGGAGCTGGGGCATATCCCCGGCATGATCGCAATGTTTGGCGCATTTTTTATCATGCTGATCCTGCTTGCGGTGTTATCGCTGATTGTGGTCAAGGCGCTGGCAGAATCACCGTGGGGTACGTTTACCGTCGCGGCGACGATTCCGATTGCGATGTTTATGGGAGTTTATTCGCGTTATATCCGCCCTTGTGCGATTGGGGAAGTCTCGCTGATCGGTTTTGTGCTGTTGATGTTGTCGATAGTGGCAGGGCAGTATGTACAGGAAATCCCGGCTTGGGCGGAAATTTTTACGCTGACCGGTGAGCAGTTGACTTGGCTGCTGATTGGATACGGCTTTATCGCTTCGGTGTTACCGGTTTGGTTGTTGCTGGCGCCTCGCGATTATTTGTCGACCTTTTTGAAGATCGGAACCATCGTCGGGCTGGCGATCGGCGTGATCATCATTTCACCCGAACTGAAAATGCCTGCGCTGACGCAGTTTATTGATGGTTCTGGTCCGGTGTGGTCAGGCAGTCTCTTCCCCTTTCTGTTTATCACCATCGCGTGCGGCGCGATTTCCGGTTTTCATTCGCTGATTGCTTCCGGCACCACACCAAAAATGATTCAGAATGAAACCGATGCGCGTTTCATTGGTTACGGTGCCATGCTGATGGAATCGTTTGTCGCCATTATGGCGCTGGTGGCTGCATCCACGCTGGAACCCGGCACCTACTTTGCGATGAACAGTCCGGCGGCAATCATCGGCACGACGGCAGAATTGGCTGCGCAAACCATTTCGCAATGGGGTTTTTATGTTACGCCGGAGATGATTACCCAGACCGCGCAGAATGTGGGTGAGCATAGTATCATTTCACGGACCGGTGGCGCACCGACGCTGGCTGTCGGCATGGCGCAGATTTTGTCGGAAGTTGTCGGCGGTACTGCGATGATGGCTTTTTGGTACCACTTCGCCATTTTATTTGAAGCACTGTTCATCCTGACGGCAGTTGATGCCGGAACTCGTGCCGGACGTTTCATGTTGCAGGACTTGCTGGGTTCCTTCATTCCTGCAATGAAACGCACCGATTCGTTGATTGCCAGCCTGATCGCCACCGGTATCTGCGTGGCTGGTTGGGGGTATTTTCTCTACCAGGGTGTGGTTGATCCATTAGGCGGCATCAATACGCTGTGGCCGTTGTTTGGTATTTCCAACCAGATGCTGGCGGGTATTGCGCTGATTTTGTGCACCTGCGTGCTATTTAAAATGAAGCTTGATCGTTTTGCCTGGGTGACTATTATCCCTCTGACGTGGGTTTGCGTCTGTACACTTACGGCAGCCTGGCAAAAGATTTTTGACGCTAACCCGCGCATTGGTTTTCTGGCGCATGCCAACAAATACCGGGATGCCGTAGCGGATGGGATAGTGTTAGCACCCGCCAAATCAATCGAGCAAATGCAGCAGGTTATTTTCAATGATTATGTGAACGCATCACTGGCCAGTCTTTTCATGGCAGTGCTCATCAGCATGTTGTTTTTTGGAATTAAAACCGTGCTGCAAGCACGCGTTGTTCGTCACCCGACTACACAAGAAGCACCTTTTGAATTATTACCTGTCCACGCGACAATTGAAAAATAA
- a CDS encoding SLC13 family permease codes for MTISLNRQWALIIGPLIAIAVAVGMNQSGWEGQACWTGAVAILCVVWWIFEPIPIPATAIIPLAVFPLTGVLPQEKIAAAYGSELILLMLGGFILSAAMERSGAHRRIALGMVNIIGGTSSRRIVLGFMVATAALSMWISNTATTLMMLPIALAVITQSPDKKLALPLLLAIAYGSSIGGLGTPIGTPPNLVFMQQYESFTGTVVSFSQWMSWGLPVVLLFLPLAGLWLTRNLDYHGKLVIPPAGDWRPEERRVLIIFGLTALAWVTRLEPFGGWSSWLGLNGANDAIVALVAVVILFLVPNGRGGKLIDWESAERVPWGILILFAAGIAIARAFVESGLSRAIADQLAVLASLHPLVMITAIALIVTFLTETTSNTATTILLMPILASAALGAGIDPALLMVPAAMSASCAFMLPVATAPNAIVFGSGHVTVAQMVQEGLVLNFIGVVVITLVCYFLVA; via the coding sequence ATGACCATTTCTCTAAATCGGCAGTGGGCGCTAATCATTGGTCCATTGATAGCAATCGCTGTTGCTGTCGGCATGAATCAATCTGGCTGGGAAGGCCAAGCCTGCTGGACAGGCGCCGTGGCCATTCTGTGTGTTGTTTGGTGGATATTTGAACCGATCCCCATCCCTGCAACGGCCATCATTCCTTTGGCGGTTTTTCCACTCACTGGCGTTTTGCCACAGGAGAAAATAGCCGCGGCCTATGGCAGTGAGTTGATTTTATTGATGCTCGGTGGATTCATTTTATCGGCAGCGATGGAGCGTTCCGGTGCGCACCGCCGGATTGCGCTCGGCATGGTCAATATCATCGGCGGAACCAGTAGCCGCCGTATCGTATTGGGATTTATGGTCGCGACTGCCGCGTTAAGCATGTGGATATCGAATACCGCAACTACGTTGATGATGCTGCCGATTGCACTGGCCGTCATCACGCAGAGTCCCGATAAAAAATTGGCGTTACCGTTGCTATTGGCAATTGCCTACGGCAGCAGCATCGGCGGCTTAGGCACGCCGATAGGCACACCGCCGAATCTGGTTTTCATGCAGCAGTACGAGAGTTTTACCGGAACCGTGGTCAGTTTCTCGCAATGGATGAGCTGGGGATTGCCGGTCGTACTGCTTTTTTTGCCGCTGGCCGGATTATGGCTCACACGTAATCTGGATTATCACGGCAAACTGGTGATTCCTCCCGCTGGCGACTGGCGTCCGGAAGAGCGCCGCGTGCTGATCATTTTTGGTTTGACCGCATTGGCCTGGGTAACGCGTCTCGAACCATTCGGCGGCTGGAGCTCCTGGTTGGGTCTCAATGGCGCTAACGATGCGATCGTCGCGTTGGTCGCTGTCGTCATCTTATTTCTGGTTCCCAATGGGCGCGGCGGCAAGCTGATCGACTGGGAATCCGCAGAACGGGTGCCCTGGGGAATTCTGATTTTGTTTGCAGCAGGCATCGCGATCGCCCGGGCTTTTGTCGAATCCGGGTTATCCCGCGCGATCGCCGATCAATTGGCTGTTCTCGCCAGCTTGCATCCGCTCGTGATGATCACGGCCATCGCGCTAATCGTCACTTTCCTGACCGAAACCACCAGCAATACCGCAACCACGATATTGCTGATGCCCATCCTGGCGTCCGCTGCGCTCGGCGCAGGCATTGACCCCGCTCTACTGATGGTACCCGCCGCGATGAGTGCGAGCTGCGCCTTCATGCTGCCGGTCGCCACTGCGCCAAATGCGATTGTGTTCGGCAGCGGTCATGTCACCGTCGCTCAGATGGTACAGGAAGGATTGGTGCTGAATTTTATCGGGGTTGTGGTGATTACGCTGGTTTGTTATTTTTTGGTTGCGTAG
- a CDS encoding EAL domain-containing protein: MQKISFLNNAKPYLAICVALILAIVLIADTYFINEIPSHLLAALWFSLVFAILITIIQVAGSEKNIKNFSDHLQVSKERLGNEIKHRLWAEKTASESKIKSQFVDENMPVMLAYFNSDLRCRYHNRIFRRWFGLKPDQIDGRLLKEFSNKEFFSDIQNSIEEILAGKTVHNERVLKSTKGFPYIFTEQYLPHLDSKGKTVGFYTLHTPRAQEKNRDSSKKKLESPTKPEPEKANKILTKDNTNLPPSTQTSKSEITAARITQAIEGGEFNLYCQEIAPIKSSITSVSHYEILIRMHEEENNLMPPGSFLPLVDQFKMMPKLDRWIINHIAQWLAVHPKSNSVFYINVAKDTLSDRAFPGFIQDQLQKIKAPASNLCFEVELSDAEANTADTLIFTQEIRGLGCLVSLCSFSGSPESLNLLDKMKVDFLKIDGSLVCNILRDEEDLDKVKTINQFAHKTEIKTIAELVETDDIIVKLQEIGVDYAQGFGVAKPHPFKDLES, translated from the coding sequence GTGCAAAAAATCTCGTTTCTTAATAACGCTAAACCTTATCTCGCAATTTGCGTTGCGTTAATACTTGCAATCGTTCTGATAGCTGACACCTATTTTATCAATGAAATACCATCACACTTACTCGCAGCATTATGGTTTTCCTTGGTCTTTGCAATACTAATAACAATAATCCAAGTAGCAGGTTCAGAAAAAAATATCAAAAACTTTTCCGATCACCTCCAAGTTAGCAAGGAAAGACTCGGGAATGAGATTAAGCACCGGTTATGGGCAGAGAAAACAGCATCTGAAAGCAAAATAAAATCACAGTTTGTTGATGAAAACATGCCTGTCATGCTGGCTTATTTTAATAGTGATCTACGATGCCGTTACCATAATCGAATATTTCGCCGATGGTTTGGATTAAAGCCAGATCAGATAGATGGCCGGCTTTTAAAAGAATTCTCAAATAAAGAATTTTTCTCTGATATCCAAAATAGTATCGAAGAAATACTGGCCGGGAAAACCGTGCATAACGAACGTGTTCTTAAGTCGACCAAGGGTTTCCCTTATATTTTCACGGAGCAATATCTTCCTCATCTTGATAGCAAGGGAAAGACTGTCGGTTTCTACACGTTACACACTCCCCGGGCGCAAGAAAAAAACCGTGATTCTTCGAAAAAGAAATTAGAAAGTCCAACTAAACCAGAGCCAGAAAAAGCCAATAAAATACTGACTAAAGACAATACAAACCTGCCACCGAGTACTCAAACATCCAAATCAGAGATTACTGCTGCACGCATTACTCAGGCAATTGAGGGCGGAGAATTTAATCTATACTGCCAGGAAATAGCCCCTATCAAATCTTCCATCACATCAGTTTCACATTATGAGATTCTCATTCGTATGCATGAGGAAGAAAATAACCTAATGCCCCCAGGCTCATTTTTACCTCTTGTTGATCAATTTAAAATGATGCCAAAACTGGATCGGTGGATAATCAATCACATCGCCCAATGGTTAGCAGTTCACCCAAAATCCAACTCGGTATTTTATATTAATGTCGCTAAAGATACGTTAAGTGACCGGGCCTTTCCTGGCTTTATCCAAGATCAATTACAAAAAATAAAAGCGCCTGCTTCCAATCTTTGCTTTGAAGTCGAATTATCAGATGCAGAAGCCAATACAGCCGACACTCTTATTTTTACGCAAGAAATTCGAGGGCTGGGTTGCTTGGTTTCGCTATGCAGCTTCAGCGGTAGCCCTGAATCATTAAATCTACTCGACAAAATGAAAGTTGATTTCCTGAAAATTGATGGGAGTTTAGTTTGCAATATACTTCGGGATGAAGAAGATCTCGATAAAGTAAAAACTATCAACCAATTCGCACACAAGACCGAAATTAAAACAATAGCCGAGTTAGTTGAAACGGATGACATCATAGTAAAGCTACAGGAAATTGGCGTCGATTATGCGCAAGGATTTGGTGTTGCTAAACCCCACCCCTTCAAAGATCTTGAATCATAG
- a CDS encoding phosphoglycerate mutase — protein sequence MNLTLLIPNLLWPDISQPEIYNDLSLPSLEVLLSKSTATISPPQEIETWLCKEFNVAKQQNDWPIAPLMLHADAPDLAKTSKDFWMRADPVHLRIEQNHIMLADSQAFQISIEEAEQIVQDLNHNLGNHDFSFFPLHPDRWYIRTPKAPGMFTHTLSHVTCKNINNFLPTGAESIVWHQIFNEIQMLLHEHPINQARESRGELTINSVWFWGGGNMPQLSRSPYTHIWSEDDLPRALALASNTNHAKLTADAQEWLQTQISGNHLVILDALQGKAKYRNAYGWRETLGEMEQNWFLPLYTALKNGKINQLTITALNETSSQRFEITRSDLWKLWRITKPLPAHIETY from the coding sequence ATGAATCTAACCCTTCTCATTCCAAATCTACTCTGGCCCGATATCTCACAACCAGAAATTTATAATGATCTATCACTACCTTCTTTAGAAGTACTGTTATCAAAAAGTACCGCTACGATAAGCCCTCCACAAGAAATAGAAACATGGCTATGTAAGGAATTTAATGTAGCAAAGCAACAAAATGACTGGCCTATTGCACCGTTAATGTTACACGCCGATGCCCCTGATCTGGCAAAAACAAGTAAAGATTTCTGGATGCGTGCCGATCCTGTCCATCTACGTATCGAACAAAACCATATCATGTTAGCTGATAGCCAAGCTTTCCAAATTTCTATAGAAGAAGCCGAGCAAATAGTGCAGGATCTCAACCACAATCTGGGTAATCATGATTTCTCTTTCTTCCCATTACACCCTGACCGTTGGTATATCCGCACACCAAAAGCGCCGGGGATGTTCACGCACACACTTAGTCATGTTACATGCAAGAACATTAATAATTTTTTACCGACAGGTGCTGAGAGTATCGTATGGCATCAAATTTTTAATGAAATTCAGATGTTGCTTCACGAGCACCCAATTAATCAAGCTCGCGAATCTCGTGGCGAATTGACCATTAATAGTGTTTGGTTCTGGGGAGGAGGAAATATGCCTCAATTATCACGATCTCCTTATACGCATATATGGAGTGAAGATGACTTGCCTCGCGCACTGGCATTAGCCAGTAACACAAACCATGCAAAGTTAACCGCTGATGCACAGGAATGGCTCCAAACCCAAATATCCGGGAATCATCTTGTGATATTGGATGCTCTGCAAGGAAAAGCCAAATATAGAAACGCTTATGGTTGGCGTGAAACGCTCGGGGAGATGGAACAAAATTGGTTCTTACCTTTATATACAGCACTTAAGAACGGAAAAATCAACCAATTGACCATCACAGCGCTTAATGAAACTTCATCTCAGCGTTTTGAGATAACGCGCTCTGATTTATGGAAACTCTGGCGTATAACCAAACCACTTCCCGCTCATATAGAAACATACTAG
- the icd gene encoding NADP-dependent isocitrate dehydrogenase, with product MYQHIRIPSDGERIQVNDDNSLSVPDNPIIPFIQGDGIGIDITPVMQRVVDSAIKKAYGGRRKISWMEIYAGEKSTQIYGPDVWLPEETLQAAKEFVVSIKGPLTTPVGGGIRSINVALRQLLDLYICLRPVRYFSGVPSPVKNPEKTDMVIFRENSEDIYAGIEWEAESESAKKVIDFLIKDMRVTSIRFPQTSGIGIKPVSKEGTERIVRKAIQYAIDNKCPSVTLVHKGNIMKFTEGAFKKWGYALAAKEFGAELLDGGPWMKLPLEKGGIIIKDVIADAFLQQILLRPEEYDVVVTLNLNGDYISDALAAQVGGIGIAPGANLSDSIAIFEATHGTAPKYAGKDQVNPGSIILSAEMMLRHLGWVEAADLIIRAMETTIRNKTVTYDFARQMTDAKQVSCSAFGGAMIESM from the coding sequence ATGTATCAGCATATAAGAATACCTAGTGATGGAGAAAGAATTCAGGTTAATGATGATAATTCGTTAAGTGTACCTGATAATCCAATAATCCCTTTCATTCAAGGTGATGGTATTGGTATTGATATTACTCCGGTAATGCAAAGAGTTGTCGATTCAGCGATTAAGAAAGCTTACGGAGGGCGACGCAAAATTTCGTGGATGGAAATCTATGCGGGCGAGAAATCAACACAAATTTATGGGCCGGATGTGTGGTTGCCGGAAGAAACCTTACAAGCCGCTAAGGAGTTTGTGGTTTCCATTAAAGGCCCGTTGACAACACCGGTTGGTGGCGGAATACGCTCGATTAATGTGGCGCTTCGTCAATTGCTGGATCTATATATCTGTTTGCGGCCAGTACGTTATTTTAGTGGTGTACCCAGCCCAGTGAAGAATCCGGAGAAAACGGACATGGTTATTTTTAGAGAAAATTCTGAGGATATTTATGCGGGTATAGAATGGGAAGCAGAATCAGAGTCTGCCAAGAAAGTGATTGATTTTTTGATTAAGGACATGAGGGTGACTAGTATACGTTTTCCTCAGACTTCTGGTATTGGCATCAAACCTGTTTCGAAAGAGGGAACAGAACGTATTGTTCGGAAGGCAATTCAGTATGCTATTGATAATAAGTGCCCATCGGTTACTTTGGTACATAAAGGCAATATCATGAAGTTTACTGAAGGGGCGTTCAAGAAATGGGGCTATGCTTTGGCCGCTAAAGAATTTGGAGCTGAATTGCTGGATGGAGGGCCGTGGATGAAATTGCCTTTAGAAAAAGGCGGGATTATTATTAAAGATGTGATTGCGGATGCTTTTTTGCAGCAAATCTTGTTACGTCCAGAAGAATATGACGTAGTAGTCACTCTGAATTTAAATGGCGATTATATTTCTGATGCATTGGCAGCACAGGTAGGTGGAATTGGGATTGCGCCAGGGGCAAATCTGAGCGATTCTATCGCTATCTTTGAAGCAACACACGGTACGGCACCTAAATATGCAGGGAAAGATCAAGTAAATCCTGGTTCAATCATATTGTCAGCGGAAATGATGTTGCGGCATCTGGGCTGGGTAGAAGCGGCCGATTTGATTATCAGGGCGATGGAAACAACTATCCGGAACAAGACAGTTACCTACGACTTTGCGCGACAAATGACTGATGCCAAGCAGGTCTCTTGTTCGGCTTTCGGTGGTGCGATGATCGAGAGTATGTGA